Proteins from a genomic interval of Spea bombifrons isolate aSpeBom1 chromosome 4, aSpeBom1.2.pri, whole genome shotgun sequence:
- the LOC128491105 gene encoding epoxide hydrolase 3-like, whose amino-acid sequence MQFYVSRLLLMVTRAALRVSGVMFWILVYTAALLSAASYLPDALRLVIRRPLGAFHWGPRKTAPHCLMSSAHGQHGNLRIKNSGIRFHYVASGDKGSPLMLLLHGFPENWYSWRYQLDEFSRGYRTVAVDLRGFGSTDAPSNLQDYKIETLLQDVRDLIWGLGYSSCVLVGHDWGGTLAWTFAVRHRNMVTHLIVMNAPHPSAFHDYVLLHPSQLFSSRYVFLFQLPFLPEILLSMGDFEYIRKPMTDSILGIQSRERRLSKDETEAFIYYISQKGALTPPLNYYRNLFGFFPVKAQDVLVPTLLLWGENDAFLEADMVPEMKQYVHGPFRTEIIANASHWLQQDQPQEVNRIMRDFLRDDDVDGIQQAA is encoded by the exons ATGCAGTTCTACGTGTCTCGTCTCCTGCTAATGGTGACCAGGGCCGCCCTGCGGGTGTCCGGGGTCATGTTCTGGATCCTGGTGTACACGGCCGCCCTGCTCTCCGCGGCTTCCTACCTCCCCGATGCTTTGAGGCTGGTGATCAGAAGACCCTTGGGAGCGTTTCACTGGGGGCCCCGTAAGACGGCACCGCACTGCTTAATGAGCAGCGCCCACGGGCAGCACGGAAACCTCAGGATCAAG AATTCCGGGATCCGGTTCCATTATGTGGCTTCGGGAGACAAAGGGAGTCCGTTAATGTTACTGCTGCATGGGTTTCCAGAGAACTG GTACTCGTGGAGGTACCAGCTTGATGAGTTCTCGCGCGGCTACCGGACAGTAGCTGTTGATTTAAGAGGTTTTGGCAGCACGGACGCCCCGTCTAACCTGCAGGATTACAAAATAGAGACCCTGCTGCAGGACGTGCGAGATCTCATTTGGGGTCTGG GTTACTCCAGCTGTGTTCTGGTCGGCCACGATTGGGGAGGTACTCTGGCGTGGACGTTTGCTGTTCGCCACCGTAATATGGTTACCCATCTTATCGTCATGAATGCGCCTCACCCCTCGGCCTTCCATG ATTATGTGCTGCTGCATCCATCACAGCTCTTCTCGTCCCGGTATGTCTTCCTCTTCCAGTTGCCGTTCTTGCCCGAAATCCTGCTGTCCATGGGTGACTTTGAG TACATCAGAAAGCCGATGACAGATTCCATTCTGGGGATACAGAGCAGGGAGCGGAGGCTGAGCAAAGACGAGACAGAGGCATTTATATATTACATCTCCCAAAAGGGCGCTCTGACACCCCCACTCAACTACTACAGAAACCTGTTTGG GTTCTTTCCGGTGAAGGCTCAGGACGTGCTGGTGCCCACGCTTCTCCTCTGGGGGGAGAATGACGCCTTCTTGGAGGCTGACATGGTCCCAGAGATGAAGCAGTATGTCCACGGGCCCTTCCGGACGGAGATCATAGCCAACGCCAGCCACTGGCTTCAGCAGGACCAACCCCAGGAGGTCAACAGAATCATGAGGGACTTTCTGAGAGATGATGATGTAGATGGAATACAGCAGGCCGCCTAA
- the BRD4 gene encoding bromodomain-containing protein 4 isoform X1, giving the protein MSAETGLGTRLRATTGMGDGVEGSQMSGTQLPVPPQPQPQVPQLANPPPPETAKANQPKRQTNQLQYLLKTVLKTLWKHQFAWPFQQPVDAIKLNLPDYYKIIKTPMDMGTIKKRLENNYYWNAQECIQDFNTMFTNCYIYNKPGDDIVLMAEALEKLFLQKISEMPEVETELTVIQSKGRGRGRKEPDASITPMRTRVLSGSQTEKPPTKTPVTPVSKPPTPSPPVVTRAPTPPQARPATARPPAITQAPITFAPTVPQDMVVPTTVPQAPAPQPLQSHPPVMPTTAQPVKVTKFVKRKADTTTPTAHDPLHESSPIPGESKPPRATKRRETGRQPRPAKKTEVPDSQLPAPPTLHVPGPPAGISDKSSKTSEQLRYCAAIVREMFAKKHSAYAWPFYKPVDVEALGLHDYCEIIKHPMDLGTIKVKLDGFQYRDAQDFASDVRLMFSNCYKYNPPDHEVVAMARKLQDVFEMRFAKMPDEPEEAPAPAPSLALGPPAPSIKGPPPTSSDSSSDSSSDTESSSDSEEERAQRLAELQEQLKAVHEQLAALSQPQPNKPKKKEREKRKEKHKRKEEVEESRKSRAREPPAKKPKKSAQVPVGAPSIKKEAPPPVSRPPRPAPPPAPCESSEEESQRCRPMSYEEKRQLSLDINKLPGEKLGRVVHIIQSREPSLKNSNPDEIEIDFETLKPSTLRELERYVTSCLRKKRKPQDKMDAPSSLSGKTKGFSSSESESSSESSSTESEESDLEAVPKQKKKCHSGRESRKHHHQPHPPPQPATLPPSVLKPPSPVAPPSYPAPPILETSHPSLHHPLHSGSVFEAVTPHYGQPVLHLPPPDLPPHLTGQPDRCSPPHLNQHALVSPPALHNAMPQQPSRPSNRAAALPPKPARPPSASPPASQPHHQPPPHILHHHSQPPHVLLEDDGPPSPPGGLPPSPNQLGHAQMVMYLQQLQKSQPPPPQSPMQPLLPSVKVQSQAPLPPPSQSMRHLQSLSYPTPPPSSAPTVPPPQSSHVHPLQSPPTAPQPQPTVQPPPPSQQPQHPALQGNLVAPHQQHAPHQQAKTQQVIQHHHPSPRQQKPEPYPGGHLREAPSPLLLHSPQVPSFPGLSHPASPQAGQPKKQQDIRGASVLQPQPLVVVKEEKRHSPSLRPESFSPSMRNEPQKLPESLKGPSHVQPRPELKPIDGGRPVRPPEQSMPPQGVPDKEKQKQEPKTPVAPKKDLKNIARWATLAQKPPTTTTPSCKSSSDSFELFRRAAREKEERERALKLQAEQAERMRREQERMRNREEDDAQEQARKAHDEARRRQEQQQQQQQQQQQHVQSTLQPAPPPAQSSQPIMDQREMARKREQERRRRQAMTPSIDMNFQSDLMEIFEQNLFS; this is encoded by the exons ATGTCAGCCGAGACTGGGCTTGGTACGCGTTTGAGGGCCACGACTGGAATGGGTGACGGAGTGGAAGGGAGTCAGATGTCGGGGACTCAGCTGCCTGTCCCTCCCCAGCCCCAGCCACAGGTTCCTCAGCTCGCCAaccctcctccccccgagacgGCCAAGGCGAACCAGCCCAAGCGCCAGACCAACCAGCTGCAGTACCTGCTGAAGACCGTGCTTAAGACGCTATGGAAGCATCAGTTTGCCTGGCCCTTCCAGCAGCCTGTGGACGCCATCAAACTCAACCTTCCC GATTATTACAAGATCATTAAGACTCCGATGGACATGGGCACCATTAAGAAGCGTCTGGAGAACAATTATTACTGGAACGCCCAGGAATGCATCCAGGACTTCAACACCATGTTCACCAACTGCTACATCTACAACAAG CCTGGGGACGACATAGTATTGATGGCCGAAGCCTTGGAGAAGCTTTTCCTACAGAAGATATCAGAAATGCCCGAGGTTGAGACGGAGCTGACGGTCATACAGAGCAAAGGACGAGGCCGGGGAAGGAAAGAGCCAG ATGCCTCAATTACCCCAATGAGAACTCGGGTCCTGTCGGGATCGCAGACGGAGAAGCCCCCCACAAAGACCCCTGTCACAC ctgTTTCCAAGCCACCGACTCCTTCCCCGCCCGTCGTGACCCGGGCCCCTACCCCTCCACAAGCTAGACCTGCAACAGCTCGCCCCCCGGCAATCACGCAAGCACCCATTACCTTCGCGCCTACGGTCCCTCAGGACATGGTGGTGCCCACAACTGTGCCCCAAGCTCCTGCCCCTCAGCCTCTTCAGAGTCATCCTCCAGTCATGCCGACCACTGCCCAGCCTGTGAAG GTAACAAAATTTGTGAAAAGGAAAGCGGACACCACAACTCCCACGGCCCATGACCCTCTCCACGAATCCTCCCCTATCCCCGGCGAGTCCAAGCCTCCCCGGGCCACCAAGAGACGAGAGACGGGGCGCCAACCTCGCCCAGCGAAGAAGACAGAGGTGCCCGACTCCCAGCTGCCGGCGCCTCCGACTCTCCATGTGCCGGGACCTCCTGCTGGTATCTCCGACAAAAGCAGCAAGACGTCCGAGCAGCTGCGCTACTGTGCGGCCATCGTCCGTGAGATGTTTGCCAAGAAGCACAGCGCGTACGCGTGGCCCTTTTACAAACCCGTGGACGTGGAAGCCCTGGGGTTACACGACTACTGCGAAATCATCAAGCATCCCATGGACCTCGGTACCATAAAG GTGAAGCTGGACGGCTTCCAGTACCGGGACGCTCAGGACTTCGCCTCGGATGTGCGGCTCATGTTCTCCAACTGCTACAAATACAATCCTCCTGACCACGAGGTGGTGGCGATGGCCCGAAAACTGCAG GATGTGTTTGAGATGCGCTTTGCAAAGATGCCGGATGAACCAGAAGAGGCCCCTGCTCCAGCCCCCTCGCTTGCTCTGGGACCCCCAGCTCCTTCAATCAAGGGGCCACCACCCACTTCCAGCGACAGCAGCAGCGACAGCTCCTCGGACACCGAGAGCAGTTCAGACAGCGAGGAGGAGCGGGCGCAGAGGCTGGCGGAGCTCCAGGAACAG CTGAAGGCTGTACATGAGCAGTTAGCGGCCCTCTCTCAGCCGCAGCCGAACAAACCAAAGAAGAAAGAGCGTGAAAAGCGGAAGGAGAAGCACAAGAGGAAGGAGGAGGTAGAGGAGTCCCGGAAAAGCAGAGCTCGGGAGCCCCCGGCCAAGAAACCGAAGAAAAGTGCTCAAGTACCAGTGGGAGCACCCAG CATCAAGAAAGAAGCCCCTCCGCCGGTCTCGCGGCCGCCTCGTCCAGCGCCACCTCCTGCTCCATGTGAGTCGTCGGAAGAGGAGTCGCAAAGATGTCGCCCCATGTCCTACGAGGAGAAGCGGCAGCTGAGCCTGGATATCAATAAGCTGCCGGGGGAAAAGCTGGGCCGGGTGGTGCACATCATCCAGTCCCGGGAGCCCTCGCTCAAAAACTCCAATCCCGACGAGATCGAGATAGACTTTGAGACACTAAAACCGTCCACGCTGAGAGAGCTGGAAAGATACGTCACCTCCTGTCTGAGGAAGAAGCGGAAACCACAGG ATAAAATGGATgctccctcttctctctctgGTAAAACTAAAGGCTTCTCATCTTCCGAGTCAGAGAGCTCGAGCGAGTCCAGCAGCACAGAAAGCGAGGAGTCCGACCTAG AAGCAGTCCCGaaacagaagaagaaatgtCACTCAGGCAGAGAGTCAAGAAAG CATCATCACCAGCCTCATCCTCCCCCACAGCCTGCAACCCTTCCACCCTCTGTTCTTAAGCCACCATCTCCGGTCGCACCACCCTCTTACCCGGCGCCGCCAATCCTGGAAACCTCCCACCCGTCTCTCCATCACCCTCTCCATTCTGGAAGTGTCTTTGAAGCGGTAACTCCTCATTACGGGCAGCCGGTTCTACACCTCCCTCCGCCGGACCTTCCTCCACACCTTACAGGACAGCCGGATCGCTGCTCTCCCCCTCATCTCAATCAGCATGCCCTAGTCAGTCCTCCAG CTCTACACAACGCCATGCCCCAGCAGCCTTCTCGACCTTCTAATCGCGCAGCCGCCCTCCCTCCCAAACCAGCTCGACCTCCATCTGCCTCTCCGCCTGCGTCCCAACCCCACCACCAGCCTCCGCCGCACATCCTTCATCATCACTCTCAGCCGCCGCACGTCTTGCTGGAGGATGATGGGCCTCCCTCTCCCCCTGGTGGTCTCCCGCCATCTCCAAATCAGCTTGGCCACGCGCAGATGGTGATGTACCTTCAGCAGCTGCAGAAATCCCAGCCACCTCCTCCTCAGTCCCCCATGCAGCCGCTCCTACCCTCCGTTAAAGTGCAGTCACAGGCGCCTCTGCCTCCGCCGTCGCAGTCAATGAGGCATCTGCAGTCCTTATCTTACCCCACGCCTCCTCCATCCTCCGCGCCCACGGTTCCACCACCTCAGTCTTCTCATGTGCACCCTTTACAGTCGCCCCCGACTGCCCCCCAGCCACAGCCAACTGTGCAGCCGCCACCTCCATCTCAGCAGCCACAACATCCAGCTTTACAAGGCAATCTGGTCGCTCCACACCAACAGCATGCGCCGCACCAGCAGGCCAAGACGCAGCAAGTCATTCAGCACCATCACCCTTCACCtcggcagcagaagccagagcCGTACCCCGGAG GTCATTTGCGGGAGGCTCCATCCCCCCTTCTCCTTCATTCTCCTCAGGTCCCTTCGTTTCCAGGCTTGTCGCACCCCGCTTCTCCCCAGGCTGGACAGCCCAAGAAGCAG CAGGATATAAGAGGAGCCTCGGTTTTGCAGCCTCAGCCCTTGGTGGTGGTGAAGGAGGAGAAGAGACACTCGCCATCCCTTCGTCCCGAAAGCTTCTCCCCCAGCATGAGGAATGAGCCCCAGAAGCTTCCGGAATCCCTTAAGGGTCCTAGCCACGTGCAGCCAC GGCCAGAATTAAAACCAATCGATGGAGGACGTCCTGTAAGACCCCCTGAGCAGAGTATGCCGCCTCAAGGGGTCccagacaaagaaaaacaaaagcaggAACCCAAGACACCAGTGGCCCCCAAAAAG GATCTAAAGAACATTGCACGCTGGGCCACCCTGGCACAGAAGCCGCCAACTACCACGACTCCATCCTGCAAGTCCTCCAGTGACAGCTTTGAACTTTTCAGACGTGCAGCTCGTGAGAAGGAGGAGCGTGAGCGAGCACTCAAGCTACAGGCTGAGCAAGCCGAGAGGATGCGCAGAGAGCAGGAGAGAATGAG GAACCGGGAGGAAGATGATGCTCAGGAGCAGGCGCGGAAAGCGCACGACGAAGCACGCAGACGGCaagaacagcagcagcagcagcaacaacagcagcagcagcatgtGCAGAGTACCCTGCAGCCGGCTCCACCCCCTGCGCAGAGCTCTCAGCCAATCATGGATCAGAGAGAAATGGCCAGAAAAAGAGAGCAAGAGAGGAGGCGGAGGCAGGCG ATGACTCCTTCTATAGACATGAATTTTCAGAGCGACTTGATGGAGATATTTGAACAGAACCTTTTCTCGTAA
- the BRD4 gene encoding bromodomain-containing protein 4 isoform X2: protein MSAETGLGTRLRATTGMGDGVEGSQMSGTQLPVPPQPQPQVPQLANPPPPETAKANQPKRQTNQLQYLLKTVLKTLWKHQFAWPFQQPVDAIKLNLPDYYKIIKTPMDMGTIKKRLENNYYWNAQECIQDFNTMFTNCYIYNKPGDDIVLMAEALEKLFLQKISEMPEVETELTVIQSKGRGRGRKEPDASITPMRTRVLSGSQTEKPPTKTPVTPVSKPPTPSPPVVTRAPTPPQARPATARPPAITQAPITFAPTVPQDMVVPTTVPQAPAPQPLQSHPPVMPTTAQPVKVTKFVKRKADTTTPTAHDPLHESSPIPGESKPPRATKRRETGRQPRPAKKTEVPDSQLPAPPTLHVPGPPAGISDKSSKTSEQLRYCAAIVREMFAKKHSAYAWPFYKPVDVEALGLHDYCEIIKHPMDLGTIKVKLDGFQYRDAQDFASDVRLMFSNCYKYNPPDHEVVAMARKLQDVFEMRFAKMPDEPEEAPAPAPSLALGPPAPSIKGPPPTSSDSSSDSSSDTESSSDSEEERAQRLAELQEQLKAVHEQLAALSQPQPNKPKKKEREKRKEKHKRKEEVEESRKSRAREPPAKKPKKSAQVPVGAPSIKKEAPPPVSRPPRPAPPPAPCESSEEESQRCRPMSYEEKRQLSLDINKLPGEKLGRVVHIIQSREPSLKNSNPDEIEIDFETLKPSTLRELERYVTSCLRKKRKPQDKMDAPSSLSGKTKGFSSSESESSSESSSTESEESDLEAVPKQKKKCHSGRESRKHHHQPHPPPQPATLPPSVLKPPSPVAPPSYPAPPILETSHPSLHHPLHSGSVFEAVTPHYGQPVLHLPPPDLPPHLTGQPDRCSPPHLNQHALVSPPALHNAMPQQPSRPSNRAAALPPKPARPPSASPPASQPHHQPPPHILHHHSQPPHVLLEDDGPPSPPGGLPPSPNQLGHAQMVMYLQQLQKSQPPPPQSPMQPLLPSVKVQSQAPLPPPSQSMRHLQSLSYPTPPPSSAPTVPPPQSSHVHPLQSPPTAPQPQPTVQPPPPSQQPQHPALQGNLVAPHQQHAPHQQAKTQQVIQHHHPSPRQQKPEPYPGGHLREAPSPLLLHSPQVPSFPGLSHPASPQAGQPKKQDIRGASVLQPQPLVVVKEEKRHSPSLRPESFSPSMRNEPQKLPESLKGPSHVQPRPELKPIDGGRPVRPPEQSMPPQGVPDKEKQKQEPKTPVAPKKDLKNIARWATLAQKPPTTTTPSCKSSSDSFELFRRAAREKEERERALKLQAEQAERMRREQERMRNREEDDAQEQARKAHDEARRRQEQQQQQQQQQQQHVQSTLQPAPPPAQSSQPIMDQREMARKREQERRRRQAMTPSIDMNFQSDLMEIFEQNLFS from the exons ATGTCAGCCGAGACTGGGCTTGGTACGCGTTTGAGGGCCACGACTGGAATGGGTGACGGAGTGGAAGGGAGTCAGATGTCGGGGACTCAGCTGCCTGTCCCTCCCCAGCCCCAGCCACAGGTTCCTCAGCTCGCCAaccctcctccccccgagacgGCCAAGGCGAACCAGCCCAAGCGCCAGACCAACCAGCTGCAGTACCTGCTGAAGACCGTGCTTAAGACGCTATGGAAGCATCAGTTTGCCTGGCCCTTCCAGCAGCCTGTGGACGCCATCAAACTCAACCTTCCC GATTATTACAAGATCATTAAGACTCCGATGGACATGGGCACCATTAAGAAGCGTCTGGAGAACAATTATTACTGGAACGCCCAGGAATGCATCCAGGACTTCAACACCATGTTCACCAACTGCTACATCTACAACAAG CCTGGGGACGACATAGTATTGATGGCCGAAGCCTTGGAGAAGCTTTTCCTACAGAAGATATCAGAAATGCCCGAGGTTGAGACGGAGCTGACGGTCATACAGAGCAAAGGACGAGGCCGGGGAAGGAAAGAGCCAG ATGCCTCAATTACCCCAATGAGAACTCGGGTCCTGTCGGGATCGCAGACGGAGAAGCCCCCCACAAAGACCCCTGTCACAC ctgTTTCCAAGCCACCGACTCCTTCCCCGCCCGTCGTGACCCGGGCCCCTACCCCTCCACAAGCTAGACCTGCAACAGCTCGCCCCCCGGCAATCACGCAAGCACCCATTACCTTCGCGCCTACGGTCCCTCAGGACATGGTGGTGCCCACAACTGTGCCCCAAGCTCCTGCCCCTCAGCCTCTTCAGAGTCATCCTCCAGTCATGCCGACCACTGCCCAGCCTGTGAAG GTAACAAAATTTGTGAAAAGGAAAGCGGACACCACAACTCCCACGGCCCATGACCCTCTCCACGAATCCTCCCCTATCCCCGGCGAGTCCAAGCCTCCCCGGGCCACCAAGAGACGAGAGACGGGGCGCCAACCTCGCCCAGCGAAGAAGACAGAGGTGCCCGACTCCCAGCTGCCGGCGCCTCCGACTCTCCATGTGCCGGGACCTCCTGCTGGTATCTCCGACAAAAGCAGCAAGACGTCCGAGCAGCTGCGCTACTGTGCGGCCATCGTCCGTGAGATGTTTGCCAAGAAGCACAGCGCGTACGCGTGGCCCTTTTACAAACCCGTGGACGTGGAAGCCCTGGGGTTACACGACTACTGCGAAATCATCAAGCATCCCATGGACCTCGGTACCATAAAG GTGAAGCTGGACGGCTTCCAGTACCGGGACGCTCAGGACTTCGCCTCGGATGTGCGGCTCATGTTCTCCAACTGCTACAAATACAATCCTCCTGACCACGAGGTGGTGGCGATGGCCCGAAAACTGCAG GATGTGTTTGAGATGCGCTTTGCAAAGATGCCGGATGAACCAGAAGAGGCCCCTGCTCCAGCCCCCTCGCTTGCTCTGGGACCCCCAGCTCCTTCAATCAAGGGGCCACCACCCACTTCCAGCGACAGCAGCAGCGACAGCTCCTCGGACACCGAGAGCAGTTCAGACAGCGAGGAGGAGCGGGCGCAGAGGCTGGCGGAGCTCCAGGAACAG CTGAAGGCTGTACATGAGCAGTTAGCGGCCCTCTCTCAGCCGCAGCCGAACAAACCAAAGAAGAAAGAGCGTGAAAAGCGGAAGGAGAAGCACAAGAGGAAGGAGGAGGTAGAGGAGTCCCGGAAAAGCAGAGCTCGGGAGCCCCCGGCCAAGAAACCGAAGAAAAGTGCTCAAGTACCAGTGGGAGCACCCAG CATCAAGAAAGAAGCCCCTCCGCCGGTCTCGCGGCCGCCTCGTCCAGCGCCACCTCCTGCTCCATGTGAGTCGTCGGAAGAGGAGTCGCAAAGATGTCGCCCCATGTCCTACGAGGAGAAGCGGCAGCTGAGCCTGGATATCAATAAGCTGCCGGGGGAAAAGCTGGGCCGGGTGGTGCACATCATCCAGTCCCGGGAGCCCTCGCTCAAAAACTCCAATCCCGACGAGATCGAGATAGACTTTGAGACACTAAAACCGTCCACGCTGAGAGAGCTGGAAAGATACGTCACCTCCTGTCTGAGGAAGAAGCGGAAACCACAGG ATAAAATGGATgctccctcttctctctctgGTAAAACTAAAGGCTTCTCATCTTCCGAGTCAGAGAGCTCGAGCGAGTCCAGCAGCACAGAAAGCGAGGAGTCCGACCTAG AAGCAGTCCCGaaacagaagaagaaatgtCACTCAGGCAGAGAGTCAAGAAAG CATCATCACCAGCCTCATCCTCCCCCACAGCCTGCAACCCTTCCACCCTCTGTTCTTAAGCCACCATCTCCGGTCGCACCACCCTCTTACCCGGCGCCGCCAATCCTGGAAACCTCCCACCCGTCTCTCCATCACCCTCTCCATTCTGGAAGTGTCTTTGAAGCGGTAACTCCTCATTACGGGCAGCCGGTTCTACACCTCCCTCCGCCGGACCTTCCTCCACACCTTACAGGACAGCCGGATCGCTGCTCTCCCCCTCATCTCAATCAGCATGCCCTAGTCAGTCCTCCAG CTCTACACAACGCCATGCCCCAGCAGCCTTCTCGACCTTCTAATCGCGCAGCCGCCCTCCCTCCCAAACCAGCTCGACCTCCATCTGCCTCTCCGCCTGCGTCCCAACCCCACCACCAGCCTCCGCCGCACATCCTTCATCATCACTCTCAGCCGCCGCACGTCTTGCTGGAGGATGATGGGCCTCCCTCTCCCCCTGGTGGTCTCCCGCCATCTCCAAATCAGCTTGGCCACGCGCAGATGGTGATGTACCTTCAGCAGCTGCAGAAATCCCAGCCACCTCCTCCTCAGTCCCCCATGCAGCCGCTCCTACCCTCCGTTAAAGTGCAGTCACAGGCGCCTCTGCCTCCGCCGTCGCAGTCAATGAGGCATCTGCAGTCCTTATCTTACCCCACGCCTCCTCCATCCTCCGCGCCCACGGTTCCACCACCTCAGTCTTCTCATGTGCACCCTTTACAGTCGCCCCCGACTGCCCCCCAGCCACAGCCAACTGTGCAGCCGCCACCTCCATCTCAGCAGCCACAACATCCAGCTTTACAAGGCAATCTGGTCGCTCCACACCAACAGCATGCGCCGCACCAGCAGGCCAAGACGCAGCAAGTCATTCAGCACCATCACCCTTCACCtcggcagcagaagccagagcCGTACCCCGGAG GTCATTTGCGGGAGGCTCCATCCCCCCTTCTCCTTCATTCTCCTCAGGTCCCTTCGTTTCCAGGCTTGTCGCACCCCGCTTCTCCCCAGGCTGGACAGCCCAAGAAGCAG GATATAAGAGGAGCCTCGGTTTTGCAGCCTCAGCCCTTGGTGGTGGTGAAGGAGGAGAAGAGACACTCGCCATCCCTTCGTCCCGAAAGCTTCTCCCCCAGCATGAGGAATGAGCCCCAGAAGCTTCCGGAATCCCTTAAGGGTCCTAGCCACGTGCAGCCAC GGCCAGAATTAAAACCAATCGATGGAGGACGTCCTGTAAGACCCCCTGAGCAGAGTATGCCGCCTCAAGGGGTCccagacaaagaaaaacaaaagcaggAACCCAAGACACCAGTGGCCCCCAAAAAG GATCTAAAGAACATTGCACGCTGGGCCACCCTGGCACAGAAGCCGCCAACTACCACGACTCCATCCTGCAAGTCCTCCAGTGACAGCTTTGAACTTTTCAGACGTGCAGCTCGTGAGAAGGAGGAGCGTGAGCGAGCACTCAAGCTACAGGCTGAGCAAGCCGAGAGGATGCGCAGAGAGCAGGAGAGAATGAG GAACCGGGAGGAAGATGATGCTCAGGAGCAGGCGCGGAAAGCGCACGACGAAGCACGCAGACGGCaagaacagcagcagcagcagcaacaacagcagcagcagcatgtGCAGAGTACCCTGCAGCCGGCTCCACCCCCTGCGCAGAGCTCTCAGCCAATCATGGATCAGAGAGAAATGGCCAGAAAAAGAGAGCAAGAGAGGAGGCGGAGGCAGGCG ATGACTCCTTCTATAGACATGAATTTTCAGAGCGACTTGATGGAGATATTTGAACAGAACCTTTTCTCGTAA